In Thermoplasmatales archaeon, the genomic stretch CAGAAGATTATTTGCCAGCTTATCTAATTTCTGACGGAACAATAAATATAACTGCTTTAATTCTTGCTCTATATTTTGAGAAGAAACCCTTGGCTATTATTGAGGAACCCGAGCGAAACATCCATCCTTCTCTTCTCGCCAAAATAATAGATATGATGAAAGATGCCTCAGGAAATAAACAAATCATCGTTACAACTCATAATCCTCAAATAGTAAAATACGCAGGTTTAGAAAATATATTACTTGTTTCCCGTGATAAGGAAGGTTTTTCTACAATCTCTAGACCAGCTGATAAAGATGAAGTAAAAAAATTTTTAAAAAATGAGATAGGGTTAGAAGAACTTTATGTGCAAAATTTGCTGGGGTGAGGATAATTACTGACGGTAACAAACTATACATACTTGTAGAGGGACCGGATGATGAGCGATTCTTTGAGCGATTAATACCACTGCTTAGGGAAAAATATAGTGAGATAAAGATAGTGAAATATGCTCAAACTAAGGAAAAAAATATTGATAACTTACTTAAGAGTATAAAAGGAACGGGTGCAAAGTATGTGTATATGGTGGATCTCAACGATTCACCCTGTATAAGAGGGAAGAAAAGTAAAATAAAATGTAAATTAAAAAATATCGATGAAAAAAGAATAATTGTGGTTAGAAGGGAGATAGAAAGTTGGTATATTGCTGGATTAGATAAAGATGGAAGAAAAAGATTAAAGATTAAATGTTCTAGCTCTACAGATAGCATTTCAAAAGAACAATTTAATAATTTAATTCCAAGAAAATTTGCCGATTCCAGAATAAATTTCATGATAGAAATTTTGAATAGTTTTTCTATCTCTGCGGCAAAAAATAATAATACATCCTTCAGTTACTTTTTTAAAAAATTATCCAACTTATAAGATGATCTGAAGATATATTTTTACAGAAAGATTAATTATTGATTGCTTTATTTCAGCATGGATGAATTTACCTATGCAGGGGCGGGTGTCGATATAGATGCTGAAGAGAAAATTGTTGATGAAATTTTAAAAGGAATAGGATTTGAAAAAGACAGGGTTGAAGTAAATGGAATTAAACTTGTTTTATGCACAGATGGAGTTGGAAGCAAGTTGATTGTTGCAGATGAAATGAAAAAATGGGATACGGTTGGCATAGATTGCATTGCAATGAATGTGAATGATGCTCTTGTAATGGGAGCCAAGCCAGTTGCATTTGTCGATTATATAGCATTTGAAAAGTTGAGCATTGAAAAAGCAAGAGAAATTGCAAAAGGGCTAAAGAAAGGAGCAGATGAAGCGGGTGTGCCAATAATAGGAGGGGAAACCGCAAGCTTGGGAGATATAATAAGAGGATTTGATTTAGCTGGAACATGTCTTGGAGTTGTTGAAAAAGAAATACCAAAGGATATAAAGGAAGGGGATCTAATAATAGGAATAAGAAGCAGTGGAATTCATTCAAATGGTTATACTCTTGCAAGAAAAGTTTTTAAGGAGAATGGCTACTCATTTAATGATGAAATTGATGAAATAGGAATAATTGGCCATGCATTGCTTGAGCCAACAAAAATTTATGTTAAACAAATTCTTGCTCTCTGGAAAAATTTTGAAGTAAAGGGAATTGCTCACATAACTGGCGGCGGGCTGAGGAAAATAAAGAGAATTTGTAAGAATGTTCTTTTCAGCATCGAGGAGCCACTAGCTCCACAGCCAATATTCAGGATAATACAAAAGCTTGGGAAAATAAGCGATAAGGAGATGTATCAGACATTCAATATGGGGATGGGAATGGCAATAATAGTTGAAAAAGAAATTGCTGATGATGTAGTTGATTTTTTAAATAAGTATGAAGAAGCAAAAATTGTTGGAAGAGTAAAAAAAGGCGCAGGTGTAGAAGTTCCAAAACTTGGGTTGAGGTATTAATAGCAAAAAATTTTAACACATCACGCTTTACACTCTTATGAAAACAACATTTAGTATAATAAAGGCAGATGTCGGCGGCTCGCCTGGGCATGCAAAGGTTGATTATAGATTAATAAAAAAAGCTGAAGAAATGCTTAAAGATGCAAAGGAAAGTGGAATAATAAAAGATTTTTTTGTTACTAATTGTGGCGATGACCTTGAGCTAATAATGACACATGATAAGGGTGAGGATAATGAAGAAATTCATGGGCTTGCGTGGAATGTTTTTAAATCAGCAAGTGAGATAGCTAAAAAACTTGGTTTTTATGGAGCGGGGCAGGATTTGCTTAAAGACGCATTTTCTGGAAATATAAAAGGACTTGGACCAGGAATTGCAGAAATGGAATTTACTGAAAGAAAATCAGAGCCAATTATTGCTTTTCTGATGGATAAAACAGAGCCAGGAGCATTCAATTTGCCAATATTTAGAATTTTTGCTGATCCTTTTAATACAGCGGGCTTAATCATTGACCCAAATCTTCATTCTGGATTTACATTTGAAATATGGGACATAAAGGAGCATAAAAGAGTTTTTATGAATTTGCCAGAGGAAATGTATGATTTGCTTGCCCTTATTGGAGTAAAATCAAGATTTGTTATAAAGAGGGTTTTTCCAAGAGAAAAATTGCCAAAAGATGAGCCAGTTGCAGTCGTATCAACAGAAAAATTGTATCAGATAGCGGGTGAATATGTTGGAAAGGATGACCCTGTTGCTGCTGTAAGAGCTCAATCTGGCTTACCAGCTGTTGGCGAGGTTCTTGAGCCATTTTCATTTCCTCATCTCGTCTCTGGATGGATGCGAGGCAGCCATAATGGTCCAATAATGCCTGTTCCAATTAAATATGCAAAATGCACTCGCTTTGATGGACCCCCAAGAGTTGTTGCAATCGGCTTCCAGATTAAAAACAGCGAAATAACTGGCTATGAAGATTTGTTTGATGACCCAGCATTTGATTACACCCGCCAGAAAGCAATGGAAATAGCAGAATATATGCGCAGGCATGGCCCCTTTGAGCCGCACCGCCTCCCGCTGGAAGAAATGGAATACACAACTTTTCCAAAAGTTATGGAAAAACTGAAGGATAGATTTGAGGAAATTTAGCCAAGCTTTATTCCAGCGAATGTGAGTAATGTTACGATAAAGCATGCTATGCATATGCCGATAAATATGCATGCTAAGGATTTTTTAAAATCTAACCCAAATAGATAAGCTGCCAAGCTTCCAGTCCATGCTCCAGTAAATGGCAGTGGAATTGCCACAAATATTATCAGCGCCAGCGTTTCCCATTTTTCAATGCTTTTTTCGGTTTTTTTTCTTGTATAACTGTATATTTTATCAAAAAATTTATTCCATAAATTCCATTTCCTAAGCCATTTTTCAACTGGAAAAAGAAATTTTATTATAATGGGCGAGGGAATAAAGTTTGCAAATAATATTAATGGAATTGCAAAAAATAAATTAAGGTTATAGTAGAAAGCAAAAGGTATTGCTCCTCTCAGCTCAGAAAAAGGAGAAAGAGCTAAAGCAGCGACTATAATCCATTTAATTATTTCATCCATTTATCGCCCTCCCCATTCCTTTTTCTCCAACAAATTCAAAATCATCAACTATCTTTTCCCCTCTTAAATAAACATGCATTGGATAAATGCATTTCATTCCTTCATAAGCACTCCATCCACATTTTGATAGCGGTTTAATCTTCTTAACTTTCTTTAAATCTATAACTAAAAAATCAGCGTCATTTCCTACTTTAATTTCTCCCTTTCTTATTCCAAATAGTTTTGCTGGATTCTTGCAAAATGATTTTTCTATTATTTTAAAGCTAATTACTCCTTTTTTTGCAAAATAAAGCAGGATGGGCATAAAAGCATCTACTCCAGGCATTCCAGATGGAGCATCTTCAAAATTTTCCTTTTCCTCAATCAGGTGAGGAGCATGATCTGATTCAAAAATTTTAATCTCGCCTTTTTTAAATTCGTTGAAAAGTTCCTTTCTCTCAATCTCGCTCCTTAGAGGAGGATTTACTTTTCCAAATGCCTCTTTTTTAAATTTATTCTCATATGAAAATAGAAGATGATGCAGGGTTACTCCAAAACTTGCTCTCCTTTTTATAATTTCAATTGATTTTTTTGATGTCACATGGCATATATGAATTTTTGCTCCTATTTTCTCATTTAATTCAATAATTTTTTTAATTGCATTAAGCTCACATTCTAAATTTCTATTCTTTTCATGCTCAATCAAATTTCTAGCTTTTTTTCTTGAAATGCATTCCTCACTTTCAGCATGTATTGCAACAATCTTATTTTTCTTCTTTACTTCAAGAAGTATTTTTTTAATATCCTCGCAAAAAAGTTCATTATCACGAGATAAAAAAAACTTATATGCAATGCAATCCATTTCATTAACTTTTCCTTTTATTCCTCCATATAGAGCAAAATCAACGCATGCCTTCTTGCTAACTCTCCTCCTTTTTTCCTCAAAACTCTTTTTGTTATAAATGGCTGGCTCATTATTTGGCATATCAAAAACACATGTAACGCCCGCAACGCCCGCCGCTTTTGTTCCTGTGAAAAAATCTTCCTTATTTTCTTTTCCTGGCTCTCTGAAATGCACGTGTATATCAATTCCAGATGGAAAAATTAATGCATTGCCATAATCAATTTTATTTCCCCTTACATATTTTTTTATTCCAGCTATTTTTCCATCTTCTATAATTAAGCATGCATTTTTTATTCCATTTTTATATATCTTTCCCGAAACTATCATTAATGTTAAAGCCGATATGCTTAAAAACCATTTCTGCATATAAATCCATGAAAAAATTGATTGTGTTAGGTTTGGTCATCATCATGGCCATTCCAGCGATGGCTGTTGATCCTCTGGTGGATTTTGAATGGTATCCAGCAACCCCCAACTCTGGAGAAGTTGTGCATTTCAACGATACATCGCAGAACCAATCACAGATTATAGAGAGAGTATGGTATTTTGGCGATGGATATGGAGCAACAGCAAAAAATCCTACACATATATATGAAAAGCCAGGAAATTATACGGTAAAGCTTGTCGTTTTATGGAATATAAGCGGTGTGGTTTATGGTTCTTCAAAAGAAAAAACAATAACAGTGCAGAACCGCCCGCCCGTTGCTAATGCTGGCCCAGACCAAATTTTAAATGTGAGAAATGCTACTTTCAATGCTTCTGCAAGCTACGACCCAGATGGAAATATTACTTCATATAACTGGAATTTTGGAGATGGAACAACAGGAAGTGGAATAGTTGTAACACATACATATGCGAGTGATGGAAACTTTACTGTTGTTTTAAATGTTACGGATAATAATGGTTCATATGCAACAGATACTTGCAATATAATAATTGATACTTCTGCTCCTATAACAAATTGCGAGTTAAATGGAACATCTGGAGAAAATGAATGGTATATAAGTGATGTAAATGTTACATTTACTGTAAATGAAACAACAAGTGCGCTAAACAAAACATACTATAGAATTGATGGAGGAAACTGGACAGTTTATAATGGAACTTTCAATATAAGTAGCGAAGGAATACATCTTCTGGAATTTTACTCAACAGATATTGCGGGAAATACTGAGGAAATAAAGAATGTAACCATAAAAATAGATAAAACATCTCCTTCAATAAGCATAATTACGCCAGAAGAAAAGAAGTTTTATGTTTTTGGAAGAAAAATTTTGCCGACGCTTAGAAAAACAATAATAGTTGGAAAAATAACTGTTGAGGTAAATGCAAGCGATAACATAGCCATAAATAATGTAAAATTCTATGTTGATGGAGAGGAAAAATACAATGATAGCAGCGAACCTTATGAATGGAAATGGGGAGGGGCAATTGGAAGCAAAAATTTAACAATTACTGCTTACGATTATGCGGGATTAAATTCATCTGATTCTATAGAAGTAACAATATTCAGTTTATTCAAGCCATGGAGTGAAAATGCTTTGTTAGATGAAAACAAACTCTACTAAAATTTAAAAATTTGAAAATTTTCTTTAATTGGGCCCGTGGGGTAGCTTGGCTTATCCTTGTGGCTTCGGGAGCCATAGACCCGAGTTCAAATCTCGGCGGGCCCATAGGTTGCAATCTTCGCCTATTTTTTCTTTTAATTCCTTTAACCTTTCCTCTAAGAAGGCACTTATGTTTAGCCCCAAATGCCTTGCAAAAGAGAGCAGTTCCTCGCTTTGTATGATGAATTATAATTGAATTAAAATCTATTTAGTTTCCTTAATTATTTATTGTTAATCCTGAGCTTTTTCTAAAAATTTTTAATTTCGAAATACTGAGAATGACGCTTTAAGAACTTGAAAATTTGAAAAATAAGAAATGCTATACAAACTAATAGAATTAGTTAGAAAAAATATTTTTTTCTGGAAAAAGAAAAAGATAGAAATTATGATTGCCATCATTCTTTACTATGCAGGATAATGAAGCATGGCAGATGATATCACAAATCTGCCCAATTATTTACTAATTCAGAAAATACAGGCGTTGCATGGCAATAGATGTAATAAGATTTGTCAATAGCTTCTTGGTTTATTGCAAGAATAAGCCACTAATTAAGATAGGGCTCCATATATAGATGAGCATTAACAAACATCCTCAAAGCAAGATGTTTAACTGCATTTGTAGCCATTTACAATCTGGGGGCGAGAATTTTTTGAAAGTCTCTTGAGAACAATCCAAAAATTTTTATTATGAATGATATTACTATCCTAATGGAAGAGCTGACATCTCTCCCTCCGCAAGAACTTAAGAAGGAACTTGAAAAAGCTGAGGAAAAATATCGCCAGTTATGTGAAAAAAGAGACGAATTTAACAGAAAAGCAAAGGTGTTAAAGGATGAAAGAGATTTACTCAATGAAGAGAAAAAGAAACTGATGGAGGAAATGGAAAAAACAAAAGCTCTTAGAGATGAGCTTGTGAGACAGATGAGAGAACACAAAAAGAGGAGAGATGAATATAATCAACAGGCGAAAGAATTGATAAAAAAGAAGAAGGAACAGAGAAAAAAATATCAGAGCAATAATATTTTTATAAGAGCGGAAGAATTGAGAGTGGAGATAAAAAATCTTGAATATCAACAGGAAACAGTCCCTCTCTCACCAAAAGAAGAGGAAAAATTAATAAAAGAAATAAAGGAAAAGAAGAGAGAATATGAAAGATTAAAAAATGAGCTGGATACACAACAAAAAGTTGAGGTGGATTTAGAAAATCTTGAAGAATCAATAAATAAAATTTTTAGTGAAGCAGATAAGGAGCATGAAATTGTAATGAAATTTTATCAGAGCAGTCAAGAGCAGCACAATAAATTTTTAAAAATTGTTGAAGAGATATCCAAACTGATAAATAAAGCAAATGAAAAACATAGAGAATATATGGAATTAAAGAAAAAGGCGGATGAATATCATGCAAAAGCTGTTGAAATGAGGAATAAAATACTTGCCATAAGAAAAGAGAGGAAGGAGAGATATGAAAAGGCAATGAAAATGTTAGAGGAATTCAACATTCATGCAAAACAGATGGGAGAAGATGAGATTGAAAAATTTGTCGAAGAAAACATGGAAAAATTAAAGAAAGAAGGAAAAATATCAATCGGGTTATAATGCCTTCAGAAGTAATAGTTGGTTTGCAATGGGGGGATGAGGGCAAGGGAAAAATAACTGATTATTTTTCCTCATTTGCGGATTGCGTTGTTCGCTATCAGGGCGGGAGTAACGCAGGGCATACGGTTGTTGTGGGCGGGAAATCTTTTAAGTTTCATCTTATGCCGTCGGGCGCCATAAGGGGTAAAAAAGTGGTTATTGCAAATGGTGTTGTTGTTGATCCAAAAGTTTTAATTGATGAAATAGAAACTCTAAGAATAAATAAAATAGAAGTTGATTTAATGATAAGTGATAGAGCAAATGTTATAATGCCATATCATAAAATTTTTGATTCAATGCATGAAGATTTTATGAAAGATAAAAAAATAGGAACAACCAAGAGAGGAATTGGTCCATGTTACTCAGATAAAGTTGCAAGATATGGAATAAGAATGATTGACCTCATAGATGAAAACAGGTTTAAAATGGCTTTGCAAAAAATATTTTTAATAAAACAAAAATTATTTTCTTCATATAAAATTGATTTGAATGAGAATGAAATTTTTAATGAATACATATCTTATGGAAAAAAACTTGAAAAATATGTTGATGACACATCTTATTTTCTTAACAGCATAATAGATGAGAAAAAAATTCTTTTTGAAGGAGCCCAGGGATTTTTGCTGGATATAGACCATGGCACATATCCCTATACAACCTCTTCAAATACCGTTGCTGGAGGTGTTTGTGCTGGGGCAGGTATAAGCCCGAAGAAGATAGATAAGATTACAGGAGTTATGAAGGCATATGTAACAAGGGTTGGAATGGGTCCAATGCCTACCGAAGAATTTGGCAGAGAAGGAATTCATATGGCGGAAAAGGGGCATGAATACGGCACAACAACAGGAAGAAGGAGGAGATGCGGATGGCTTGATTTAGTTTCTGCAAGATATGCCACAATGGTAAATGGGATTGATGAGATTGCTCTCACCAAGCTTGATGTTTTGGATGGGCTGGAAAAAATTAAGGTATGTATTGCTTATGAGTATGAAGGAAAAACAATTGAGATATTTCCATCTTCAATAGAAGTTCTTGAAAAATGCAAACCAGTTTATGAAGAATTTGAGGGATGGGATATAACAAGAGGTAAAAGAAGATATGAAGAACTCCCAAAAAATGCAATTAAATATATAGATTTTATTTCCGATTTTCTGGAAATACCTGTAAAAATAATTTCTACAAGCGAAGATAGAGAAGATACAATTATTTTATAACCCTATTTTTTCAGCTATTTCATTCATTGCCTCAAGTGATATTGAGAAAAATTCATCCAAAGATAAGCCAATTTTCTCACAATATTTTATCCTTTCTCTATCAATTTTTCTTGCAAATGATTTATCCTTGAATTTGTTTTTGAGAGTATCAATTTTTATTTCCGAAATTTTTTTATTTGGCATTACAAGAGCTGTTGAAACTATTAGTCCCGAAATTGCATCGCAGGCAATTAGGGAGTAATCAATCCTACTAATTGGTTTAAATCCTGTTTTTTCATTATGTGCTCTTATGGCATCTAATGCAAAAGATGGGAGTTTGTCTTTCAGCATTTCTGCTGATATTTTTCCATGCTCTTCAACATTTGCTATTTCATAATCTATATCATGAAGCAAGCCAACCATTTCCCACACATTTTCATCTTCATTAAACTTTTTAGCTAATTTTTTCATTATAGCGGAAACAGCAATCATATGCTTCTTCAAATTTTCATTTCCTATATTTTTAAAAAAATCAATTGCTTCATTGTTCATAGAAATTAATATTATACATTTTAAAAATTTATCTTTTCTTCCAGCTCTAAAAGATTTTTTATTATATTCTCTCCATTCATGTTTTCCTTTCTATCAAGATAAAATGCTTTTATACCAACTTTTGATGGAACAACATAGTCAAATTCATAGTTATCCCCAACATGAACTACATCACTACTATTTT encodes the following:
- a CDS encoding PKD domain-containing protein, coding for MKKLIVLGLVIIMAIPAMAVDPLVDFEWYPATPNSGEVVHFNDTSQNQSQIIERVWYFGDGYGATAKNPTHIYEKPGNYTVKLVVLWNISGVVYGSSKEKTITVQNRPPVANAGPDQILNVRNATFNASASYDPDGNITSYNWNFGDGTTGSGIVVTHTYASDGNFTVVLNVTDNNGSYATDTCNIIIDTSAPITNCELNGTSGENEWYISDVNVTFTVNETTSALNKTYYRIDGGNWTVYNGTFNISSEGIHLLEFYSTDIAGNTEEIKNVTIKIDKTSPSISIITPEEKKFYVFGRKILPTLRKTIIVGKITVEVNASDNIAINNVKFYVDGEEKYNDSSEPYEWKWGGAIGSKNLTITAYDYAGLNSSDSIEVTIFSLFKPWSENALLDENKLY
- a CDS encoding HD domain-containing protein; amino-acid sequence: MNNEAIDFFKNIGNENLKKHMIAVSAIMKKLAKKFNEDENVWEMVGLLHDIDYEIANVEEHGKISAEMLKDKLPSFALDAIRAHNEKTGFKPISRIDYSLIACDAISGLIVSTALVMPNKKISEIKIDTLKNKFKDKSFARKIDRERIKYCEKIGLSLDEFFSISLEAMNEIAEKIGL
- a CDS encoding fructose 1,6-bisphosphatase; the protein is MKTTFSIIKADVGGSPGHAKVDYRLIKKAEEMLKDAKESGIIKDFFVTNCGDDLELIMTHDKGEDNEEIHGLAWNVFKSASEIAKKLGFYGAGQDLLKDAFSGNIKGLGPGIAEMEFTERKSEPIIAFLMDKTEPGAFNLPIFRIFADPFNTAGLIIDPNLHSGFTFEIWDIKEHKRVFMNLPEEMYDLLALIGVKSRFVIKRVFPREKLPKDEPVAVVSTEKLYQIAGEYVGKDDPVAAVRAQSGLPAVGEVLEPFSFPHLVSGWMRGSHNGPIMPVPIKYAKCTRFDGPPRVVAIGFQIKNSEITGYEDLFDDPAFDYTRQKAMEIAEYMRRHGPFEPHRLPLEEMEYTTFPKVMEKLKDRFEEI
- a CDS encoding small multi-drug export protein — its product is MDEIIKWIIVAALALSPFSELRGAIPFAFYYNLNLFFAIPLILFANFIPSPIIIKFLFPVEKWLRKWNLWNKFFDKIYSYTRKKTEKSIEKWETLALIIFVAIPLPFTGAWTGSLAAYLFGLDFKKSLACIFIGICIACFIVTLLTFAGIKLG
- a CDS encoding adenylosuccinate synthase; protein product: MPSEVIVGLQWGDEGKGKITDYFSSFADCVVRYQGGSNAGHTVVVGGKSFKFHLMPSGAIRGKKVVIANGVVVDPKVLIDEIETLRINKIEVDLMISDRANVIMPYHKIFDSMHEDFMKDKKIGTTKRGIGPCYSDKVARYGIRMIDLIDENRFKMALQKIFLIKQKLFSSYKIDLNENEIFNEYISYGKKLEKYVDDTSYFLNSIIDEKKILFEGAQGFLLDIDHGTYPYTTSSNTVAGGVCAGAGISPKKIDKITGVMKAYVTRVGMGPMPTEEFGREGIHMAEKGHEYGTTTGRRRRCGWLDLVSARYATMVNGIDEIALTKLDVLDGLEKIKVCIAYEYEGKTIEIFPSSIEVLEKCKPVYEEFEGWDITRGKRRYEELPKNAIKYIDFISDFLEIPVKIISTSEDREDTIIL
- a CDS encoding phosphoribosylformylglycinamidine cyclo-ligase, whose translation is MDEFTYAGAGVDIDAEEKIVDEILKGIGFEKDRVEVNGIKLVLCTDGVGSKLIVADEMKKWDTVGIDCIAMNVNDALVMGAKPVAFVDYIAFEKLSIEKAREIAKGLKKGADEAGVPIIGGETASLGDIIRGFDLAGTCLGVVEKEIPKDIKEGDLIIGIRSSGIHSNGYTLARKVFKENGYSFNDEIDEIGIIGHALLEPTKIYVKQILALWKNFEVKGIAHITGGGLRKIKRICKNVLFSIEEPLAPQPIFRIIQKLGKISDKEMYQTFNMGMGMAIIVEKEIADDVVDFLNKYEEAKIVGRVKKGAGVEVPKLGLRY
- a CDS encoding dihydroorotase family protein; the encoded protein is MIVSGKIYKNGIKNACLIIEDGKIAGIKKYVRGNKIDYGNALIFPSGIDIHVHFREPGKENKEDFFTGTKAAGVAGVTCVFDMPNNEPAIYNKKSFEEKRRRVSKKACVDFALYGGIKGKVNEMDCIAYKFFLSRDNELFCEDIKKILLEVKKKNKIVAIHAESEECISRKKARNLIEHEKNRNLECELNAIKKIIELNEKIGAKIHICHVTSKKSIEIIKRRASFGVTLHHLLFSYENKFKKEAFGKVNPPLRSEIERKELFNEFKKGEIKIFESDHAPHLIEEKENFEDAPSGMPGVDAFMPILLYFAKKGVISFKIIEKSFCKNPAKLFGIRKGEIKVGNDADFLVIDLKKVKKIKPLSKCGWSAYEGMKCIYPMHVYLRGEKIVDDFEFVGEKGMGRAING